From the genome of Halomonas sp. MCCC 1A13316, one region includes:
- a CDS encoding MBL fold metallo-hydrolase, whose protein sequence is MQLGQVNEPLPVMGKLRFASLGSGSKGNATLVSDEETMVLVDCGFGLRETERRLARLGLHPRQLDAVLVTHEHGDHLRGVGPLARRYAVPVYITPGTWLSGRLGEVPCRHWITPQSRFAVKSLVIDPFTVPHDAREPVQFRFESHGRHLGVLTDLGQPTDHVVEAFSGCDALILECNHDRYMLEVGPYPPRLKRRVGGNWGHLANVQAAALLQRLGLDRLQRIVCSHLSEHNNCPELVLDTLTPLLDGDGSRLTIAAQDSGLDWQAIT, encoded by the coding sequence ATGCAGCTGGGGCAGGTCAACGAGCCGTTGCCGGTTATGGGCAAGCTTCGCTTCGCCTCGCTCGGCAGCGGCAGCAAGGGCAACGCCACCCTGGTCAGCGACGAAGAGACCATGGTGCTGGTCGACTGCGGTTTCGGCCTGCGCGAGACCGAGCGACGCCTGGCGCGTCTCGGTCTGCATCCGCGCCAGCTCGATGCCGTACTGGTGACCCACGAGCATGGCGATCACTTGCGCGGTGTCGGCCCTCTAGCGCGGCGCTACGCCGTGCCGGTCTACATCACCCCGGGCACATGGCTTTCGGGACGTCTGGGCGAGGTGCCCTGCCGACATTGGATCACGCCGCAATCGCGCTTCGCGGTCAAGAGCCTCGTGATCGATCCGTTCACGGTGCCCCACGACGCCCGTGAACCGGTCCAGTTCCGCTTCGAGTCGCACGGCCGTCATCTTGGCGTGCTGACCGACCTGGGGCAGCCCACCGATCATGTCGTCGAAGCCTTCAGCGGCTGCGATGCGCTGATCCTCGAGTGCAACCACGATCGTTACATGCTCGAGGTCGGACCCTACCCACCGCGGCTCAAGCGCAGGGTCGGCGGCAATTGGGGGCACCTGGCCAACGTCCAGGCGGCGGCGCTGCTCCAGCGCCTGGGCCTCGATCGCCTGCAGCGCATCGTCTGCTCGCATCTTTCCGAGCACAACAATTGCCCCGAGCTCGTCCTCGATACCCTGACGCCGCTGCTCGACGGCGACGGCTCACGCCTGACGATCGCCGCCCAGGACAGCGGGCTGGATTGGCAGGCGATCACCTGA
- the purC gene encoding phosphoribosylaminoimidazolesuccinocarboxamide synthase produces the protein MEKRQELYAGKAKSVYATDDPDLLVLHFRDDTSAFDGERMESLARKGMVNNRFNAFIMEKLTAAGIPTHFEKRLSDTESLVKKLEMIPLECVVRNIAAGGLVKRLGVEEGSELTPPTFELFLKNDALHDPMINESLAETFGWATPEQLAEMKALTFRVNDVLKQLFADGGLLLVDYKLEFGLFKGRIVLGDEFSPDGCRLWDAETRNKMDKDRFRQGLGGVIEAYEEVGRRIGVEFA, from the coding sequence ATGGAAAAGCGCCAAGAACTCTACGCCGGCAAGGCCAAATCGGTATATGCCACCGACGATCCCGACCTGCTCGTCCTTCATTTCCGTGACGATACCAGTGCCTTCGACGGCGAGCGCATGGAATCGCTGGCTCGCAAGGGCATGGTCAACAACCGCTTCAACGCCTTCATCATGGAGAAACTGACAGCAGCGGGCATTCCCACCCACTTCGAAAAGCGCCTTTCCGATACCGAGAGCCTGGTCAAGAAGCTCGAGATGATCCCGCTGGAGTGCGTAGTGCGGAACATCGCCGCCGGTGGCTTGGTCAAGCGTCTCGGCGTGGAGGAGGGCAGTGAGCTCACCCCGCCCACCTTCGAATTGTTCCTCAAGAACGATGCGTTGCACGACCCCATGATCAACGAGTCGCTCGCCGAGACCTTCGGCTGGGCTACGCCCGAGCAGCTCGCCGAGATGAAGGCGCTGACCTTCAGGGTCAATGACGTGCTCAAGCAGCTGTTCGCCGACGGCGGGCTGCTGCTGGTGGATTACAAGCTGGAATTCGGCCTGTTCAAGGGCCGGATCGTGCTGGGTGACGAATTCTCGCCGGATGGCTGTCGTCTGTGGGATGCCGAGACGCGCAACAAGATGGACAAGGATCGCTTCCGCCAAGGCCTGGGTGGGGTGATCGAGGCCTACGAGGAAGTGGGTCGGCGCATCGGTGTCGAGTTCGCCTGA